Below is a window of Tolypothrix bouteillei VB521301 DNA.
CCCAATAAGGCTTTTGAGTTGAGCCAAACAGAAGGGAATTTGCACTTGCGTCCCCGAAAATCCTTTGAACTCTGGAAAGAGACAGTTCGCTTAACCTCTTTGCCGTGGCGATATGTAGAAATAAAAGCCGCACTGGAATTACGAAAAGCAATTGTTAATATCGTACTGCGTCAGGCTGATGAACTGGCTCAGCTGGCGCACGATCTGGAGCGTTCCAACGCTGAATTGAAAAAGTTTGCTTACGTCGCCTCGCACGATTTGCAAGAACCTCTCAATCAAGTGGCAAATTACGCGCAGTTGCTGGAAATGCGCTACGACCAACAACTCGATGAAGATGCTAAGGAATTTATTGGTTACGTTGTTGAGGGAGTCAGTCTCATGCAGACTCTGATTGACGATGTGCTAGCTTATTCTAAAGTAGATATGCAAGCGATTGAGTTTGAACTCATAGAGGTAGATACGGCATTAGAACGCGCCTTGACTAATTTACGCAAGCGTGTTAGTGAAACTAAGGCTGTAATTACTTATGATGACTTACCAACTGTAATGGCTGATAGTACCCAGTTGATGCAGTTATTCCAAAATCTCATTGGCAATGCTATCAAATTCCGCAGTGACAAGAATCCGGAAATCCATATAGGAGCAACTCGCTTGGAAGATGAGTGGTTGTTTTCTGTGCGGGATAACGGTATTGGTATCGATCCGCAGTTTAGCGATCGCATTTTCGTCATCTTTCAGCGTTTGCATACGCGAGATGAGTACCAAGGTACAGGAATGGGTTTGGCAATTTGTAAGAAAATTGTCGAGTGTCACCGGGGAAGAATATGGGTAGAGTCACAACTCGGTGAAGGAGCAACTTTCTACTTTACGATTCCAGTCGGAGGACGCGATCGTGAGCGCAGAAGCGGAAGAAAAGTACAAAACAATCTTTTTGGTAGAGGACAACAAAGCTGATGTTCGTCTGATCCAAGAAGCATTGAAAAATAGTACAGTACCACATCAAGTCATTACGGCTAGGGATGGTATGGATGCTATGGCTTATTTACGTCAAGAAGGGGAGTATGCGGATGCGCCCCGTCCTGACCTTATTCTGCTAGATTTAAACTTGCCAAGAAAAGATGGTAGGGAAGTTTTGGCAGAAATTAAAGCCGACCCACAACTCAAACGCATTCCTGTCGTCGTACTGACAACCTCACACAATGAGGATGACATTTTCCACAGCTACGATTTGCACGTGAATTGCTACATTACCAAATCCCGCAACCTCAGCCAGCTTTTCAAAATCGTCAAAGGAATAGAAGAGTTTTGGCTAGCAACCGTAACTTTACCATCAGAATAAATTATGAATGATGAGTGCTGAATGATGAATGCTAAATACTTAAACCTTCCATTCATAATTCATAATCCATAATTCATAATTCATCATTCCATAGGGGGTGACCTCGGTGAAAATTTTGTTAATTGAGGACAATCTTGCAGAAGCAAGGTTGTTAGAAGAGTTACTCAAAAACGCCGAGTCCAATCAATTTAGTTTGTTTCACGTTCAGCGATTGAGGGACGCTCTTCAAGAATTAAGTAGGGCTACTTATGACGCTATCTTGTTAGATTTGACCCTACCAGATAGTGAAGGGTTAGCTTCCCTCTCGCCTTTGATAAAGCAAGCACCTAATTTGCCAATTGTTGTATTGACCAATACTAACGACGAGCGACTCGCCCTCGAAGCGGTGCGGAAAGGAGCGCAAGATTATCTTGTCAAACGACAAATTAATGTCTCAGTCTTGATTCGTTCTCTACGTTATGCAATTGAGCGCAAACAAGCTTTAGAATCATTACGTGCAGTCAATCAGGCGTTAGAAAGCCGGGTTGAAGAACGAACAGCTGAACTTGTGAAAGTTCAGGAAATCAGTCAGTTTAAATCAGAATTTGTCTCCATGCTGTCACACGATATTCGCAGCCCCTTAAATACAATTCAGTTAATTTCTGGATTATTGCATAATAGCGGAGACAAATTGCCTAAAGAGAAAAAAAATTCTCATTATCAGTTGATTCGTTCTGCAATCAAAAGCATGGCTCAAATATTAGATGAAGTTTCATTTTTAGGGAGAGCAGATTCCGGCAAACTTATATGTGAATTTCAACTACTTAATTTAGAAATATTTTGCCATCAACTGATTGAAGAAGTGCAACTAAGTTTAAAAGAAAAACATCTTTCTCTGATTTTTACAAGTGTTGGTCAATTGGAAGAAGCATTGTGGGATGAAATTGTACTGCGGCATATTTGTAGTAATTTGCTAAGCAATGCTATTAAATATTCCCCACAAGAGAGTACCATTCGATTTGAATTGATTGGGCAGGCACAAAAAGTCATTTTTCAGATACATGACGATGGAATAGGTATTCCAAAAGAAGACCGCGAGCAAATGTTTCAACCTTTTTATCGAGCTTCCAATGTAGGTTCGATCCCCGGTACTGGATTGGGTTTATCAATTGTTAAAAAATGCGTGGACACCCTTGGAGGGGAAATTTCCGTTCATAGCGAGATTGGTATAGGGACGACCTTTGCCGTTACACTACCTGTAGTTAGAAAGAGCAGGGAGTAGAATTATAACAAATCCTGTACAGTCAGTTTGCCCTAACAATCAGCCGAAAAAATTTTGTCATTTTGGGATGAATGATTCGACCTTTCAAATAAAGACATAAGAACTCATGCAAAATTCTTCTTTTATAAACTAGAGTTTGTTGGCAAAAAAACACAAACACGTAAAAAAAATATAAAATTTCTGTCTTCTATTTGTAGTTGCGATGTCTGTGTTTGCAGAAAGCTTAGCAGGGAGGGCATACATTACAACTACAAACTATATATGCTTATTTGTGCCAACTTCACTTATGAAATTTTGCTTGTCATTCTTAAAACTATTAGCCTGCATTTGGTTGGTATTTTTTATAATTATTTTTCCTTTATCCACACAAGGTATTCAGCTTGACCAATCTGCTGCAATAAGAAACACCATGTCTCTAACAGATGTTGCTCGCAACCTCCGCAACTTCAACTTAATGACACAAGCAAGTTATGAGGAGGTTATTCGCTTAATTGCAGAGGGAGCAATTACGGATCGTTTGGCTTTACTCGATCAACTTATACAGGCTGCTACAGACCGTCTACTTCCTTTTTCACCTACAGTAGGATTGTTTAAAGCAGTTGTGGGGTTCGATGTAGAAGAACCAAATGAGGAGGAACGCGCTCAATTAATTAAAATTTTGCATCAACTTAGAGAGTCAGGTGTTATCACTCAACACGTCCACAAACAACTGCAAGCAGATCTCATGGGGAATCGTATAGGAAAACTTGATGTTCAGCTATTTGAGCAGGCTAAACGGCGAATGAAAATTTATGAATGGCTTGAATCAAAACAATATGAACCTCTCCTTAATTCCTTGCGTTCTACTGCTGTACTTTCACAAGAGGGATACAAGCGACTCCTCAAAGATTTTAAGTCTCACAATGTTAACGATGGAATTGAGTTATTTAAGTATATTGACGGATCTACAGTTTTTGCTCGACGAGATAACTCTGAAGCTTTTTCCGATTACTTACAAAAAATTTATGTTGGTATTGCCCAAACCTTAGCCAAGAGTGGTGTAGCAAACCTTCATTTTGAAAATCTTAAATTAGAAATAGTTAAACAAACAATCTTTAGCAACTATCAAACTGAGAAATTACTCCCTTCGCGCTCGAAGATTTCTTAATTAAATGAACCGCAGAGGCGCAGAGGACACAGAGGAAAGAGGAGAAGAAGATCGGTAGTCTTATGGCGGAAAGGGAGTAATAGTTTCCGTTAGTGTTAATGGAAAGCAATATCAACAAAGCGACTACCAATTCGAGGAGTTATCTATCAATTTATTCAATAAAATCCTACGCGATCGCGGGTCCCCCTATCGGCTTTATGACACATGGATTTTAATTTCTATATCAGAGATACCATTGTTAGAACGTTACGGTTTTGGTGTTATTGCTTTAACAGAAAATCAAGCTAAAGCTTTGTTTGAAAAATTTTATGTAAGTATTGACCATGAAAACCTACTTACAACAAATAGTATTGAAAAAATTATAAAAAATCTTGAAACGATTGGGCTATTAGACTACTTAACTCCACAGCAAATATCCGCTACTCGTCGCAACATTGCACAAAGCTACTTGACTCATTCCTCTCAAGTTTTGAAGGCATTCGATCGCTTAGTCTTGACCTTCAATTGGGAAAATGCGGAACCAAGAGAAGCTGTATATAAGGAATTCACGTATAAATTAATTTCTCTAGCACACAGAGATTTTACAATCAGTAATATTTCAACTGAATTTAACAATAAACACCAGCCTGTGGGTCAGTCTTTCACACTCAATGGAAAGCGTTACAGTACAAAAATTAACTATAACACGATTCAAATTCCAGATTCTAAATACTTAAATTCCCTTCTACAGATTGTGGAGCAAAATTTTCCTAAAGGCAAGTTTTATTCTATTTATGAAAAGTATGACATAGGCTATATGTTTCTTACGGATGAGCAACGGGATGTGCTTCAGCATAACGGATTTTTTGTGCTGAAACCATTGATAAAGAAAGATTAGAAATGCATATTTGTATCTTATTGATACAGCTTGATCCGCCCGAATTTCCGTTGACTTTGAGCAAACAGAGCTCTTAAGACTACAAAGCGACAGCCAAGGTCGTTATAACGTATCTTCAGTTGTTTTGACTGAGTTCTTAGTTGTTGAGTTTTAATAATAATCTGATTGGCAGAATTTTTGTGTAAAGATGTTGTCTCAATTGGTAACTTATCTACCTGTTTTGATTGAGAAGGCAAGAAGCTTTTTGTAGTTATTATTTTAGATGAATTTTCGCATTGGAGTTGATTGTTTGACGGGCTCTTTATAAGTTTTTCTATTAAGAGTATTAATTCATCTGGAGCGATTGGTTTAATTAAATAAGCTTGAAACCCATACCTTAAAGCAAAGTTGCGTCCTTCTTCCAAATCCAGACCTGTTACCGCTATAGCTGGGATTTGTCCTAATGGAGGGTTAAGTGTTCTAACTTTACGAATGAGCGTATAACCATTGATTTGAGGCATAACGATATCACTAATCAAAAGATTTGGCTGAAATTTCACCATGAGTTCCACAGCTTCCATGACCTTTGAGGCTGTCATTACCTGAAAATTAAAACTTTCAAGAATAAAGCGCATAAAAATGCAGCTATCAACATCATCATCTACTACAAGTACTCGCAATCTATCTACAGATTGAGAATTATTTTCACTATCTTTGGAATCACAATCGCTCTTTTCAGGTTTCATAGTAACAGTGTTTCTTAGTTGAGAGTCTAATTAGGGTAAAGGAGAGTGGGGTATGGTTCTCTTTTATGGAAGAGTGATTCGTACAAATACTCAAACCATCTGTCTTTCAAGCCCACTATTGATTAGTATTGACATATTTTTCCGAGTTTCACCAATTTTATCAATGCTTTTCCAAGATCGTCAGAGAATCGCATAAATAATAATTTTTTATTATTTCAGTACCTATATTTGAATACTTGATAAGTTGAGTAAAGCTTGCGCGTTCAAGCGATCGCAGAACTAAAACCTTGGCTGATTCGCACAACTGGTAACTGAGTTAGGCGCACTTGACCAATAGGCAAAAACACCAACGGATTCAAAACTCACATGGCAAAGTGTTTTAAACGGGAGAGGGACAGCTATTAAGTTCCCTAAGACTTAGAGCAAGTGATGCGAATTTTGAGAGCAACTTTGATGAACAGCAATTGGGTATCGGTTAACTATAAAGTCTTCCTCAGTTTAAGATTTTTCAAAGATAGCCCGATAAACGGGTTCTCCCTTGTTAAGGGTATATGTTTCCCTTTCTGTAGGAACTGATAGAGGATTTTCTGCTAACCATTCTCCCTTACCATGTCTCACAAAAGCGGAATTAGCTGCAAAGCGATCGCACATTTCGACTGCTAAAAACTCCATATCGGACTGCAAAAAAACAATACCGCCAGGGAGAAGAAATTCTGCAAGTTCTGCGACTAATTCTGGCTGTACCACTCGCCGTTTTGCATGGCGATTTTTAAACCAAGGATCGGGGAATTGAATTGTGACACGTTGTAATCTTGTTTGAGGTAAAGAAGACAAAAGGGGACGGAGTGAGTTGTTGGCGTTGCAGAACAAATAATGAAGGTTTCTCAGCCCTAACTCATCTCGCAACCTATTTGCGTCTGCTACCAATGGTTCCCGAATTTCCAAACCTAAGAAATTCCACATTGGTTCCACTTGTGCCATATTAAGAACAAAGCGTCCCTTAGCACAGCCAATATCTAAATGTAGTGGTAAATTTGGTTGGGCAAAAACCTTTTCCCAATTTGGTGGATTGAGAGGGGTTTGATACTTATGTGCTAGTGGGTTAACGTGTTGGCGGACTCGAATAATTGCCAAAATATTTCTCCTTATTGGTTAGTGGTTAGTTGTTAGAAATTAGCAAATACGTGTTTTTTTATACATAAAAATGGTTGGATGTTAGTCAACAGACAAAGTATTGCGCCCGTACACAGTTGTGGGTAAGTGGTATTTGTCGCCTAATAACCACTAACTACTAACAACTAACCCGTTCTGTATACAAATATTAACGGGGATCGTCGATATATAGTGTAATCAAGTCATGGGGAGTTACAGGCTATACTCAATTTAAAAAGAGTTTTTACACCTGTTTTTAACATCACTATTAGGTCAATGGCTCTAAAATTTCGTTTTGCTGTAGTCAGCGACTTGCACGTTGCAGTTCCCCACACAATCTGGGATCATCCCGATCGCTTTCATTTAGTCGAAGTTAGCATTCCAGCATTTGAAAGCATAATAGAACATCTCACACAACTTGATTTAGATTTCCTTTTACTACCAGGCGACTTAACTCAGCATGGTGAACCAGAAAACCATACATGGTTACAAAACCGTTTGGCACAGTTACCGTTTCCCGCCTATGTTGTTCCTGGCAATCATGATGTTCCAGTTGTGATGGCAAACGAGCAATCAATTGCTTTTTCCAATTTTCCCCATTATTATCGCAAGTTTGGGTATGGTAACACCAATCAACTTTACTACACTTGTCAATTGCTACCAGGAGTGAGGTTAGTTGGCTTAAATTCCAACTTCTTCAATGACCAAGGTAAGCAAATAGGGCGTTTAGATGACAAACAACTGCAATGGTTGGAAGAAGTACTAGCTGCATCCGTTGGCGAACTCGTGCTGGTGATGGTGCATCACAATGTGATTGAACATTTACCCAACCAGTCCCGCCACCTTATGGCAAACCGATATATGTTGGAGAATGCTCCAGAACTATTACACCTGTTACGACAATATGGCGTTAGTTTAGTTTTCACCGGACATTTACACGTTCAGGATGTCGCCTACGCAGACGGAGTGTACGACATAACAACAGGTTCTTTAGTCAGTTATCCACATCCTTATCGTGTTTTAGAGTTTCATCGCAATGATTTCGGTCAAGACTGGTTGCAAATTTTGTCTTATCGAGTAGACTCAGTCCCTAACTTTCCTAATTTACAAACTTCCTCCCGTAAATGGATGGGCGATCGCAGTGTTCCCTTCTTAATCAAGCTGCTCACTGTACCACCGATCAGTTTACCTTTAGCACAAGCAAAAGAGCTAGTTCCCACCTTACGATATTTTTGGGCAAATATGGCTGACGGAGACGCCGTCTTTGACTATCCTGAGTTTCCGCTAGAACTGCGGCGTTATTTTCAGAAATATGGTGCTATTGACTCAAGCGGTACACCCTTTTTCATTGATAACAACACTACGTTGTTAGTTAGCGGTTAATTGCTAATTGCTAATGGCTAATGGCTAATGGCTAATGGCTAATGGCTAATGGCTAATTGCTAATTGCTAATTGTTAATTCAACATCAGCCATTAGCCATTAGCCCTCCCTTGTTCGCCCTCCCTTGTATCTCAGGAGCACAGACGCTATGTGCAAGGCACACGCTTCGCGTTGCGAAGCTATCCCCGCCAGGGCTATACGCGTTGCGAAGCTATGCCCGCAGGGCTATACGGGTTCGCCAGTTACCTACGGCGGGAAACTCGCCTGTAGCACCGGTCTCACCGCCTTCAGGGCTGGACTCACCATTAGCAATTAGCCATTAGCAATTAGCCATTAGCAATTAGCCATTAGCCATTAACAGAACGACAAATTCCAAACACAGAAGTATAATTATGTATCATCGTACTACCCCCCACAGGACCGATCTCGCCGCCACAAAAGAAGCCTGCTAATGGTATATTTTTGATGTAGCGATTGAATAATTGAGAATCAAAATCCGGCTTTCCGTAAAGACCCTCTCCTCTACCAACACAAGAAAACATGAGCGCTCCCACTGCGGCTGCGTCTGAAGAACTGTGTTTTTGATACCTTTGCAGCAAAAATTCTAAATCTTCAGCGGATGCTTGAGCATCGCGTAAGTGAAATTGCAAGCGCTGTCCCGGACGAACGTAGTCGGCGATCGCAATTGCCCCTGCGGATGGTTCTACCCCTAAAATACTTCTTATTAGAAAGTCTCCTGGATGCAATTCTTGCTTGAATTCGTCCATTGCTAAACCAACAAATAAGGAATGTTGTGCTAGCATGCGATCTTCTTCACTCAAATCAGCAATCAAATCTCGCAATACCTTTAACGGTACTTGCTCGTTAAGTTCTAGGATGATATTGCGATCGCCTTTTGTGACTTGGCAAGGGTTCCCAATAGGTCTGCATCCCTGTGCCACAATTGTTTCTAAAACAATATTGCCACTCAGGGCGATGCCAATAGTTCCTTCTCTATAGAGAAGGTCGTTGTAGAAAAGAGCGATCCGCCCTCCCAAACCACCACCACTTGCCTGTCCTCCTATTGTGACTGACCCTGGGTATGCAAAATCTAAACCCTGTAATAAATCGTTGACTCCTGAAGAAAATGAGCCAGACAATAGTATAAATTGCGGCACGGGTGTTGGTGGTACGCCAATCAGATCTATCCACGCATCTGGTGGTCCATCGAGATCCGGTAATTCTTCAGGAACAATATGAAACGGCTTGATATTAACCCCAGGTAGGTGTGCCAAAGTTAAACTGAGTGCGGGTTCTGCTTCCAACTCTTGTGTTTTTCCCCACTGAGTTGTGCCAATCACACCACCACCACTGCAACCTAACAATATAGGTGCTGACAGTTGCTCGTTTAGGAGTGGCAAAAGGCGAGAGTACTCACTCGTAAAAGCAGACGAAATAAACACCAGCCCTAAATCTGGAGGTGCTGTTAGCGATGAGACAGTGCGCTGTACTACATCTGAAACAGCTGCTTCTAAGGAAGGACGGGTTGATAGGGCATTTGCCCACTGCATTTGGTCTGCCATGAGTTTTACACTCTATATTGTTCTTCGGCTTTTGTTGTTAAGTAAGCCAGTTTCTTTTTCTATTTTGGGGACTACTATAACGCATCCTAATAGAATTGATGCGACTTCTTAACTAATCCTCTCAGCAATCTGTTATTTTTTAGAATGATTATACTTTTATAATATTAGTATTTACATCAAGAAGTATTGTATAATTTACAGTTTTTCGGTAACCTTGTAAAACATTAAGACATTATAGATGAATACACTGTTACTATCATAAATGCTGTAATAGTTATGAAGCACAGATCCATTAATTGACAAAATTATTGCACAGACACAGTAAAATAGGGGATGATAGTACGAAAAACTGTCATTTTGAAAATTTTTCTATACTAGTATTGAAAACACGCAACAAGAACTAAGACAATGAGCAACATTCAAGACAAGATCGACCAAGAAGTTGAACAAGCCCGTGCTACATGTGACGTCACAGGTAGCAATTCTGCCGAATGTGCAGCAGCTTGGGATGCAGTGGAAGAACTACAAGCTGAGGCTTCTCACCAACGCCAAGCAAAGCGCAAAACATCCCTAGAGCAATATTGTGATGCCAACCCAGAAGCAGATGAATGCAGAGTTTACGAAGACTAAGAGTTAACTCCATAACTCTTATTTTAGGGCTAGTGGAAACACAACCACAAGCCTTTTACTGAAAATTGTGTGCTTTAATAGCACTTGTGTGTGAATCTCACTCCAA
It encodes the following:
- the trmB gene encoding tRNA (guanosine(46)-N7)-methyltransferase TrmB; the encoded protein is MAIIRVRQHVNPLAHKYQTPLNPPNWEKVFAQPNLPLHLDIGCAKGRFVLNMAQVEPMWNFLGLEIREPLVADANRLRDELGLRNLHYLFCNANNSLRPLLSSLPQTRLQRVTIQFPDPWFKNRHAKRRVVQPELVAELAEFLLPGGIVFLQSDMEFLAVEMCDRFAANSAFVRHGKGEWLAENPLSVPTERETYTLNKGEPVYRAIFEKS
- a CDS encoding response regulator, whose product is MKPEKSDCDSKDSENNSQSVDRLRVLVVDDDVDSCIFMRFILESFNFQVMTASKVMEAVELMVKFQPNLLISDIVMPQINGYTLIRKVRTLNPPLGQIPAIAVTGLDLEEGRNFALRYGFQAYLIKPIAPDELILLIEKLIKSPSNNQLQCENSSKIITTKSFLPSQSKQVDKLPIETTSLHKNSANQIIIKTQQLRTQSKQLKIRYNDLGCRFVVLRALFAQSQRKFGRIKLYQ
- a CDS encoding FIST signal transduction protein encodes the protein MADQMQWANALSTRPSLEAAVSDVVQRTVSSLTAPPDLGLVFISSAFTSEYSRLLPLLNEQLSAPILLGCSGGGVIGTTQWGKTQELEAEPALSLTLAHLPGVNIKPFHIVPEELPDLDGPPDAWIDLIGVPPTPVPQFILLSGSFSSGVNDLLQGLDFAYPGSVTIGGQASGGGLGGRIALFYNDLLYREGTIGIALSGNIVLETIVAQGCRPIGNPCQVTKGDRNIILELNEQVPLKVLRDLIADLSEEDRMLAQHSLFVGLAMDEFKQELHPGDFLIRSILGVEPSAGAIAIADYVRPGQRLQFHLRDAQASAEDLEFLLQRYQKHSSSDAAAVGALMFSCVGRGEGLYGKPDFDSQLFNRYIKNIPLAGFFCGGEIGPVGGSTMIHNYTSVFGICRSVNG
- a CDS encoding metallophosphoesterase family protein, coding for MALKFRFAVVSDLHVAVPHTIWDHPDRFHLVEVSIPAFESIIEHLTQLDLDFLLLPGDLTQHGEPENHTWLQNRLAQLPFPAYVVPGNHDVPVVMANEQSIAFSNFPHYYRKFGYGNTNQLYYTCQLLPGVRLVGLNSNFFNDQGKQIGRLDDKQLQWLEEVLAASVGELVLVMVHHNVIEHLPNQSRHLMANRYMLENAPELLHLLRQYGVSLVFTGHLHVQDVAYADGVYDITTGSLVSYPHPYRVLEFHRNDFGQDWLQILSYRVDSVPNFPNLQTSSRKWMGDRSVPFLIKLLTVPPISLPLAQAKELVPTLRYFWANMADGDAVFDYPEFPLELRRYFQKYGAIDSSGTPFFIDNNTTLLVSG
- a CDS encoding response regulator yields the protein MSAEAEEKYKTIFLVEDNKADVRLIQEALKNSTVPHQVITARDGMDAMAYLRQEGEYADAPRPDLILLDLNLPRKDGREVLAEIKADPQLKRIPVVVLTTSHNEDDIFHSYDLHVNCYITKSRNLSQLFKIVKGIEEFWLATVTLPSE
- a CDS encoding hybrid sensor histidine kinase/response regulator, translated to MTSVKILLIEDNLAEARLLEELLKNAESNQFSLFHVQRLRDALQELSRATYDAILLDLTLPDSEGLASLSPLIKQAPNLPIVVLTNTNDERLALEAVRKGAQDYLVKRQINVSVLIRSLRYAIERKQALESLRAVNQALESRVEERTAELVKVQEISQFKSEFVSMLSHDIRSPLNTIQLISGLLHNSGDKLPKEKKNSHYQLIRSAIKSMAQILDEVSFLGRADSGKLICEFQLLNLEIFCHQLIEEVQLSLKEKHLSLIFTSVGQLEEALWDEIVLRHICSNLLSNAIKYSPQESTIRFELIGQAQKVIFQIHDDGIGIPKEDREQMFQPFYRASNVGSIPGTGLGLSIVKKCVDTLGGEISVHSEIGIGTTFAVTLPVVRKSRE
- a CDS encoding Calvin cycle protein CP12 gives rise to the protein MSNIQDKIDQEVEQARATCDVTGSNSAECAAAWDAVEELQAEASHQRQAKRKTSLEQYCDANPEADECRVYED